Proteins encoded by one window of Nicotiana tabacum cultivar K326 chromosome 10, ASM71507v2, whole genome shotgun sequence:
- the LOC107768901 gene encoding uncharacterized protein LOC107768901, with protein MLVHDYELFSMKEGEYIEEMFVRFSKIISDLKAFGKPYTSGDQVRKILRSLPTTWQTKVVTLESQDLNKLSYDELRGELIAFERTHLKKTNQEEKMKIVAFKTSTEMVENEIDDPEALQEEIAMMSRNMDGLMRRYRNTKKERFPPRRSRQYNEQDKNDGKCYECGKFGHIQAECLELKRKISRGFNKNKTFGSWSDEDDSDHEEITNLCFMTILENEMKKTLGCWTDEDVSDDENENCFMARGETSEEHHRVSRKVKWYLDSACSSHMTGDKNLFKEVTKIDRGSVKFGDDSKGNIVGTGTIPFNNNCDITEEELEELD; from the exons ATGTTGGTTCATGATTACGAACTTTTCTCAATGAAAGAAGGAGAATACATTGAAGAGATGTTTGTcaggtttagcaaaataattagcGATTTAAAGGCGTTTGGCAAGCCCTACACCAGTGGTGATCAAGTCAGAAAAATTCTCAGAAGTCTGCCAACCACTTGGCAGACCAAAGTAGTCACACTGGAATCTCAAGACCTAAACAAATTGTCCTATGATGAACTACGAGGAGAACTAATTGCCTTTGAAAGGACGCATCTCAAAAAGACAAATCAAGAGGAGAAAATGAAAATAGTTGCATTCAAAACCTCTactgaaatggttgaaaatgaaATTGATGATCCTGAAGCTCTGCAAGAAGAGATTGCTATGATGTCTAGAAATATGGATGGGCTAATGAGAAGATACAGGAACACAAAGAAAGAAAGATTTCCACCAAGACGATCCAGGCAATACAACGAACAGGATAAGAATGATGGAAAATGCTACGAATGTGGAAAATTTGGGCATATTCAAGCTGAATGCCTAGAACTAAAGAGGAAGATCTCTAGAGGCTTCAACAAGAACAAAACCTTCGGAAGCTGGAGCGATGAGGATGACTCTGACCATGAAGAAATAACAAATCTCTGCTTCATGACAATtctagaaaatgaaatgaaaaaaacttTAGGATGTTGGACAGATGAAGATGTTTCAGATGACGAGAATGAAAACTGTTTCATGGCACGAGGTGAAACTAGTGAG GAACACCACAGAGTAAGCCGCAAAGTAAAATGGTATCTAGACAGTGCGTGTTCTAGTCATATGACAGGTGACAAAAACCTGTTCAAAGAAGTTACAAAAATCGATAGAGGAAGTGTTAAATTTGGGGACGATTCAAAGGGCAATATAGTTGGTACTGGAACAATTCCCTTTAATAACAATTGTGACATTACTGAAGAGGAGTTAGAGGAGTTAGATTAG
- the LOC107774251 gene encoding chlorophyll a-b binding protein CP29.1, chloroplastic-like (The RefSeq protein has 1 non-frameshifting indel compared to this genomic sequence): protein MATAAATSSFIGTRLPEIHSGAGRVQARFGFGKKAAPKKAPKRQIPDRPLWYPGAKAPEYLDGSLVGDYGFDPFGLGKPAEYLQFDLDSLDQNLAKNLAGDVIGTRTELADVKSTPFQPYSEVFGLQRFRECELIHGRWAMLATLGALTVEWLTGITWQDAGKVELVEGSSYLGQPLPFSITTLIWIEVLVIGYIVEFQRNAELDPEKRLYPGGSFFDPLGLAADPEKKATLQLAEIKHARLAMVAFLGFAVQAAATGKGPLNNWATHLSDPLHTTIFDTFGFFS from the exons ATGGCTACCGCAGCTGCCACATCCTCATTCATCGGAACACGGCTGCCGGAAATTCACTCCGGTGCCGGTAGAGTCCAAGCCCGATTCGGATTCGGAAAAAAAGCCGCACCTAAAAAGGCTCCAAAAAGGCAAATCCCAGACAGACCGTTATGGTACCCAGGAGCTAAGGCACCAGAATATCTGGACGGGAGTCTCGTCGGCGATTACGGATTCGATCCATTTGGTTTGGGGAAACCTGCTGAGTACTTGCAATTTGATTTGGATTCATTGGACCAGAATTTGGCTAAGAATTTGGCCGGTGACGTAATTGGGACCAGGACTGAACTTGCTGATGTGAAATCGACACCGTTCCAGCCGTACAGTGAGGTGTTTGGACTGCAGAGATTCAGAGAATGTGAGCTGATCCATGGGAGATGGGCTATGTTGGCTACACTTGGTGCTTTGACTGTTGAGTGGCTCACTGGTATTACATGGCAAGACGCTGGAAAG GTTGAGCTGGTTGAGGGATCATCCTACTTGGGGCAACCACTCCCATTCTCCATTACAACATTGATCTGGATTGAGGTCCTTGTTATTGGATACATTGAATTCCAAAGAAACGCTGAGCTTGACCCGGAAAAGAGGCTTTACCCTGGTGGATCATTCTTCGACCCATTGGGCCTTGCTGCTGACCCGGAGAAAAAAGCCACACTTCAACTTGCTGAGATCAAGCATGCTCGTCTTGCTATGGTTGCCTTCTTGGGCTTTGCTGTCCAAGCTGCTGCTACTGGAAAAGGCCCACTTAACAACTGGGCTACCCACTTGAGTGACCCACTTCACACTACCATTTTCGACACATTCGGCTTCTTCTCTTAA